TTTGATACCCAACAGCACTACCGGATGATCGTCTGCAATTAAAATATTAGCCATAAGAAAGAGGAATTTCAATATTAACAATAGTACCCTTTGAATCCGAAGTAATAGAAGCTTTTCCATTAATGGCCTTGCTTCTTTCCAATATACTTAATAATCCAAACGCTGTCCGGCCATTTAACGCAGCCTCTACATCAAAGCCTTTTCCGTTATCCTGAATTAAAACCTTTAAATATTTGTGCATTTTTGCAATTTGCACTTTAGCCGCCTGAGCCGATGCATATTTGATAATATTATTCAAAGCTTCTTGAATAATGCGGAAGAGCTGTAATTCCTTTTCTTTAGAAAGTTCGGAATGATATTCTATATCTGCTGCAATAAATAATTGCTCAGAGTCGGTTATTTGATTACAAATCGATAGAATACTTTCTTTAAAGCCAATCTGATCCAACATTACAGGATGAATATTCCTGGAAATGGTACGCACTTCATTGATTATGTGATCTATTTTTTGAGGCTCTATCTTAGCACCAAGATTTACCTGATTTTTCAAGAGTAATAATTCTTGACTTAGACCATCATGCAGATCACGTGCGATACGTCCACGTTCCTCCTCTGTTTTAGCCAAAAGTCCGGTGGTAAATTGCTGTTGCATTATCGCTTCTTTTCGCTTTCTCATTAAACGATTACGTGTAATAATAAATGCTGTTCCGATTCCCAGCATCATCAATAATAAAATGAGCAATTTATTGAATGCTGCTTTCTTTGTTAATTCCTTCTCTTGAATTTGAATTTTTACTTCTTTACGTTGCGTTTCATATTTCGTCTGCAAATCGGCAATATATCTTTTATTGGCATTATCCGATAAAATATTATCTACCGAATCAAACAATTTGTAATATCGTAATGCATCTGCAGGCTGGTGTTTAATAAAAGCAATTTCAGATAAAGAAGAATAACTGGCACGAACATTTATCAAATCACTATCCTTTTCAAACACAGGAATATTTGCTTTTATTTCTTCCACTCCTTTTTTTACATCTCTAATATGTGCATAGGCCTTGGTAGCATATATTGTGAATATCCTGTATTGCTCTTCGCTTCCCATCTCTTTCAATGGTTGCTTGCATAAATCATAATAATAGACAGATTTTTTCATGTCTCCACTATCTGAATATATTTCACCCAAGTTGGAATATAAAATAAATGCTACGCTGGGATTATGAACACCTGCATCAATCAGCTGCAATGCCTTATTATAGTAAATAAATGAACTATCCACTTTCTTTAACGTGTAATAAGCACGACCTAAACTCACATCTCCGATAAATATGGACGAGCTGTCTTTGTGTGCGGTAAAATAATTCAAACACTTAACAGTCAAAGGTATTGACTTAGTATCTTCATTCATCTGAGAGTAGACGACTGCAAGATTGCCAAAATTGCTAATAATACTTGAACTGTCATTTATTTTCTCTGCTAGTGCAATGGTTTTTATATAATAATTCGCAGCTTCTTTCAGATTTCCCTTTTGTAGCATGGTTTGTGCGTACAATGCATAATAATTTTTATACAAGGTATCATTAAATTGCGGGAAATATTTTTTTACTTTCACCAAAGAGACCATACCGCTATCTGCTTCCTGTTTTATAAACAAGTTGTATGAACTTACTCTAAATAAAGCTTCTATTGTTACTAGTGGAAATTGGCTATTTTCCAGACTCTGTTGTTTATAAAAATCCAAAACACTACTATCTGGATGCGCGTAAGCAAGGTAAAATAATTTGGTAAAGACCAATTTATAAATAGCCGGGCGCATTTCTAAAGGAGCCTGTAAATACAACTGCATAAGATGCTTTGCCTTCTGCGAAAGCTCTTCTTTTCCTTTATCAATTTCATTGATCGCTAAATTGAAATGCTCGAGCTGAGATGCTTCTCCGGTTTGCGCGATATGCGCATTATGCTTGGGATTACAGCCAACAATTATGTACAAAATCAGGATAACCAATGTAATATTTTGCAGCAGTAATTTTCGTGTTATTCTCATCCAATTATTGGAGTTACAGTTTATAAATACCAACTATAAAGAAAAATTATAGAAACATATTCAAGTGTTTGCAAACCTCATCTTGGTCAATTCAACTCATTATTTACCCATTTCAACAAAAAACTTATTAGTTCTCCTCTTTTAAAATATCAGGGTTATCCCCGATTGCCCGTCAGCATTTACCGCCATACATTTGTACTAAATTAAAGAAGTAGAAATGCATATGTAAAATAGAGGATAAATATTTAAATATATTTTTACCGATAAGGCAAATTTACATATAATCCTTGATCAATGGAAATGCATTATCTTATTTAATTTTTAAATGCTTCCGTAATATTCAGACCCTTAAGCAGTCAACAGTCATTAAAGAGAATAGGGCAGTTCAAAAAGGATCAACAGCCGCAACCAAAACTCAACAGCCGCAACCAAAATCAACAACTTATAACCTTAACCCTGTTCTCTTTAAAATCAAATGATTAAAACGGAATGAGGAAGTTTTAAATATCAGAGAGCATCACAAAAATTAGTAGTTTAAATATGAAATAATAGAACGATGGAATAATTTATAAAGGACGTCCGCTTCAGAAGCAATTTTGTCCGCTTCGTCCGAAGATCTTTTATAAATAAATAAAACTACTTTAAGTTTGTAGAACCAAAACAAACTCCTATTTATAAAAAATAGGAATCAACTAAAACAAATAACAACAGCTTCTGTCTTTAGATTAAACTCGACAAACCACTAACAAACTACCCTTACAAAGACGATTGCGGTTGAATTCAAAACAAAAACAAAATGAAAAAGATTTCTTTTTTAATTGCTATTGTTATAGGCTTGTTATTAAGCACTAGCTTGCAAGCACAAACTGCTACCGGAACGGTAAGTTTAAAATTAATGCCGGTTCAAACTATTGCACTTAATACTACGGATATCAATCTTACCTATTCTACAGCGACAGACTATTCGGCAGGAAAGGACTCCACTAACAGTAATCAGCTTACATGCTTTAGCAGCTCTCCTTTTCAGATAACAGTACAATCTACTGCTGTTACAGCTAATATGCCCGATGTTACACTTACACCAAGCTCAGGTACAACAGCACTTGTTGGTAGCCCTACTTATGCATCAGCCTTAAGTGTTAATAGCATTAGTACTGCAACACCATTTATTACATCGACAGTTGGTTCAAATAATGCCACTTTTAACATAGAGTACAAGGCCCCGGTGATTGACGTAAGCACCAATACACTTCACAATAGTGCAAGTGGTACTACTTACACAGCTAACTTGACCTATACCATTGTTCCTCAATAAACTAAATTAGGGACACGCTTTTAAGCAATAAAAAACAGGTAGTCTATGATCAGATGGTAATATTACAACGCATAATAATTTTTATACAGGATATTATTAAAACCAAGGAAATATTTTCTTCACCAAAGAAATCATACTACATCAGGTTCCTGTTTTATAAGCAAGCTGTAAGGACTTAATCTAAAGTAAAGCCTCTATTATAACTAGCGGGAATCTGCCAATTTCAGTGCCCGCTAAATTGAAATGCTCGAGCTGAGATGCTTCTCCGGTTTGCGCGATATGGGTATTATGCTTGGGATTACAGCCAACAATTATATACAAAATCAGGATAACCAATGTAATATTTTGCAGCAGTGATTTTCGTGTTATTCTCATCCAATTATTGGAGTTACAGTTTATAAATACCAACTATAAAGAAAAATTATAGAAACATATTCAAGTGTTTGCAAACCTCATCTTGGTCAATTCAACTCATTATTTACCCATTTCAACAAAAAACTTATTAGTTCTCCTCTTTTAAAATATCAGGGTTATCCCCGATTGCCCGTCAGCATTTACTGCCATACATTTGTACTAAATTAAAGAAGTAGAAATGCATTATCTTATTTAATTTTTAAATGCTTCCGTAATATTCAGACCCTTAAGCAGTCAACAGTCATTAAAGAGAATAGGGCAGTTCAAAAAGGATCAACAGCCGCAACCAAAACTCAACAGCCGCAACCAAAACTCAACAGCCGCAACCAAAATCAACAACTTATAACCTTAACCCTGTTCTCTTTAAAATCAAATGATTAAAACGGAATGAGGAAGTTTTAAATATCAGAGAGCATCAAAAAAATTAGTAGTTTAAATATGAAATAATAGAACAATGGAATAATTTATAAAGGACGTCCGCTTCAGAAGCAATTTTGTCCGCTTCGTCCGAAAATCTTTTATAAATGAATAAATCTACTATAAATTTGTAGAACCAAAACAAACTCCTATTTATAAAAAAGTAGGAATCAACTAAAACAAATAACAACAGCTTCTGTCTTTAGATTAAACTCGACAAACCACTAACAAACTACCCTTACAAAGACGATTGCGGTTGAATTCAAAACAAAAACAAAATGAAAAAGATCTCATTCTTAGTGGCTATTGTTGTAGCCTTCTTGTTAAGTAATAACTTGCAAGCACAAACCGGAACGGTAAGTTTAAAATTAATGCCGGTGCAAACTATTGCACTTAATACTACGGATATCAATCTTACCTATTCTACAGCGACAGACTATTCGGCAGGAAAGGACTCCACTAACAGTAATCAGCTTACATGCTTTAGCAGCTCTCCTTTTCAGATAACAGTACAATCTACTGCTGTTACAGCTAATATGCCCGATGTTACACTTACACCAAGCTCAGGTACAACAGCACTTGTTGGTAGCCCTACTTATGCATCAGCCTTAAGTGTTAATAGCATTAGTACTGCAACACCATTTATTACATCGACAGTTGGTTCAAATAATGCCACTTTTAACATAGAGTACAAGGCCCCGGTGATTGACGTAAGCACCAATACACTTCACAATAGTGCAAGTGGTACTACTTACACAGCTAACTTGACTTATACCATTGTCCCTCAATAAACTAAATTAGGTACACGCTTTTAAGCAATAAAAAAATATACAGTACTCCTTGTGTTAAATGCATAATATAATGCATAAATTGCATAAGGAGTTTCTTGTATAATAAGTTCTTATGTATAAAGGAAAAGTATTTTCAAGTCAATCGTTGGTATTTCTAGGAATACAGTGTATATGCATAATACTATGTATTACACAATGTTGGGGGCAGGCGGCAATTTCTGCCAACCCACCAAGGCTTTATTATTCATTGATGCCGGGGGCCGCCGGAAGTCAAAAGGTATATCTTACCAATCCCGGTGACAAACCTTTGGAAGTAAGTGTATCATTGGGCGACTGGAATTATGATTCTTTGGGTAATAATAAATTGTATGAGCAAGGTACTTTAAAGACTTCTTGCGCAAATTGGCTACAAATATTTCCGGGATCATACTTCACCTTAGCGCCCAAGGGTTCACAGGAATTAACAATCAATGCTACCATGCCAAAAGATGCCGATACTTCTCTATCGGTGCATACAGCTATACTTTACTTTACACAGCTAAATCCGGAAAACTCTCCAAATAAGAAAGGAGCTGCTATAAAAATAAGTCTGCGTATGGCCGTTAAAGTATATATAAACTTGGCAATTGATAATAGCAAGGACATAGAAATTGAAAATTTATTTGATACAACTATCGTCAGCCCGGATAAAAAGAGAATACGCAATTTATGCTTGAATTTTAAAAATACAGGTGAACTATGGCTAGATGGCAATATTAAATGGCAAATATTAAACGAATCAACAGGCAAGGAAATAAAAATAAAACCAACTAACTTTTTCTCGCTTCCCGGTGATAATCGATATCAGTTTGTACCGTTGCCCGAGAATTTGGAAAAAGGCAAATATTCTGCAACTGCAATAATCAATTATGGCAATAATGATGAACTAAAAATAGCCCAGTTAGAATTTGCTTATTAGAATTATAAAGAAATTTTTCATGATGGGTATTGCGCATGTTTGCGTTAATTAAGCACTAAGCTTACTTCTCGTAGATACGTGCATGGTAGGACAACTATTTTTGTCTGTGTAAGAGCAATGTATCATATGCAAGAAATGTCCCGAAAACTTTTGTATACAAAGCCTATATAAATAACGCAATAGTATATGATTAAATGGAAGTTAATAGTATTTTTTTTATTTTCAAATACATTATTTTTAGTAAATAATGCATCGGGGCAAATTATCTTTGGTGCAAAGCCTGGAGGAGGAAACAGCCTTAGCTTATCCGCATCCTTTAACCCAAGTCCCTATAATGCACTTCATTTTGACACTTATACCGACTGTATTAATGCAGCTGGTAAAACTGCCGCAAGTGCACTTACTGTTGCCTTTAGCCCCCAAGGAAATTATGCTGCCACCAGCGGTTATACCCTAAAAGTTAGTTCGAGTGATTTCGTAAATGGTAGCAGTAGTATTCCTGCACAATATGTAAGCCTTAACTTTAATAGCTTTGGAGGCAATAACCCTTATCCTTCCATCACTTCTTCCGGGTCGGTATCATTGGCTAACACCTCAAAAACATTGGTCACATTTACTACACCCCTTACTGTTCCCTCTTATTATTACACCCAATTATTTGATGTGCATGTGGCAGGGGGAAACCAATTACTAGTACCTACAACAGGAAATTATACAGGTACAATTACTTTAAGTTTCTGTGATGCTTCGGGTGCTGTTGTATCAAGCACCACTGTACAAGTAATTATCGAAATAGGCTTTAGTAATAGTTGCTCAGGAGTATCATTAGCTATAAATCAGCCAACGACCCCTAACTTTACAACCTATGCACAAATTAGTTCGGGTCAAACTGCCACAGACGCAGTACATGTACAATATACTCCTAACGGAGCCAATTGTGTCGGTTGGTATTTAAAAGTTAGAGCTAACGGAAATTTTACCAACGGAACCAATACTATAACACCTGACCATATTTCTTTGGCATTTAACAATGTCAGCACAGGCAGCCCATCTGCCGCAGCAATAGGTGTGACGAATACACCTGTCGCGCTAAGTACATCCGATGTCTCGCTAATCAACAATTCCCAAGCCGCTTTTAACGGATATACAGAACATCAATTTGATATGATCGTACAAGGGGGGAATTACCTTTTAGTTGCCGGATCGGGCACTTTTACATGTACACTTACTTTTAGCATATATAATGCAAGTGGTACGCTCGTGGCGACTCAAACGCTGAATGCGAGTTTCATTATTTCATATTCAAATTCCAGCAGTGCGACCATGTCTCTAGCACATACAGGCGTTTCTTTGCCTTTTACAACTCAGGCAAACTATACTAGTGGAGTTTCAGTTACTCAAACACAGGAATTATCTGTCACAGCATATAATGCTTATCAAATAATTGCAAAAACTCAAGACGCCAATTTAACAAGTGGAACACATACTATTCCGGTTTCTGTTATCCAATTAACGAATACAGCAAACCCAACAAAGACAGGTATTGTATCAACACCTATAAGTTTAACAAACAACGATCAACAAATCATAACCAACCCGATGACAAATTCTACTTTTCAATCTGTGAAATACGATTTAACCTATTCAATCTCGGGGAATAATTCAACTATTTTTCAATCATCTAGCGGAACTTACACAACAAATATTATTTATATACTCTTACCTAACTAAAAAGAAAATAAATCATCAAACATAAATATAATTTTTGTATTGATTCCTAAGTAAAATATTAACTGCTTTACCTCTCTAACCCTAGAGGTCTAAAGTAATGCATGATTTATTGAATGGAAATACGGACGACCAACATACCAAATTATAGGTTATTAAATTTAACCAATAACCTCTTTAATAAAAGAGGGGCTGAGCTGTGTTTTCTTTTTTTATTAATCTTCTGCTTTGGTTCAAAAATAAATGCCCAGCAAAATATTAAGACTCTTTCTTTTGAGCTTCAAACCAATAAAGTTTTGGTAGAGGGACAAGCCTTTAATTCTTTCATAATAAAAATAATCAACAACAGTAATCTAAGTCAAACTGCCACTTTAAAAATAGCAGTAGACAAGGAATTGCAACTTCTTTCTTTAAAAGAGAAAAATCTTCAGTTATCGGCAAAAGATAGCATTTTTGTACCTGTAAAAATCTATAATGGTGCTAACTTATCAGCAGGTAATCATCTCGCAACAATTACACTTGAAAATGCAAATGGCATTCTGCAAAAAAGCAATATTTCTTTTCTAGTAAAGGGAAAAAGAAATGCCCATCTTTTTGTAGTAGAACCTTCAATTGCATTAATAGGCAGCGAAGATTCTATCAGCATTCCTATTCAGGTTACCAATAGTGGAAATGATGCCAGTCCTATAACTATTGTAGCCAATTTACCTTTAGAAATACAAACACAAAATTTTCATAAGGCGATAAGTTTTAATCTAGGAGCATTTAGAGACACTTTAATTACTTTAAGGAGAAGAATACCAAATAACTTGTCGAGTCAAGCCTCTTTTCAAATAAATATATACGGCTTTTACGAAAAAGGAGATTTATTTGATCAATCGAGTGTAATGGTGCAATCTTTACAAGATACGCGTAAACGGCCCAACGACCCGCTGCCAGACTACTTTAGCAGTTTACCCAATAGGATAATGCTAACAGTGCAAAATGCCTTTACGAATAATGCCTATTATCGGTTAAATGGAGGGAGTGGCATATATTTACCATCGAGCAGGATTGATTATAATATCGATGCAAATATCCCGCAAGCTGATTTTTCGAACCCTTATTTGAGAAATACATATATAAGTTATGAAACTCACAAAATAGGCCTAACAGTTGGCAACATTAATCGAAGTTTTGATTTAAACATATACGGTAGAGGTGCAAGCTTTTATTTATTAGACACTGCACATAAAAATTATTACGAAACTGGATTAATTGATAATGCATCCAATCTATTAGAAGCGCCTAATAGCATCTACGCATCGGGAAGAACTGCTTGGGCAGAATTAAAGCATAAAACAAAAAATTATAGTTTTCAGTCTGTAGCCGTTTATCAAAAAGATCCATTATTAGGAACCAATAATGCGCTGTTTAGCAATAACATTACTTGGACCAACAAAAATCATTTCCAGTTCTCTACAACTTTAAATGGCAGCAATTCTAGTAATATTATCAACCCTTCATTTCAGAAATCCGGATGGTTGGCAGAATTTGATGCATTCGGGAATCTAGGCAAATGGAATATCAACAGCATGAATGCCTACAGTAGTCCCTATTATGCAGGTATTCAAAAAGGGGCAAAGAAACTATTAGAAAGAATTTCTTTACAGCAAGGTAAATTGAATTATTGGGCAAGTATTTATTACAATAATAATAAACCTAAATATGTATCTAGCCAATTCAATTACCAATCCGAATATGGCAATACAAATATGGCATTAGGCCTTTCAGGAAATTTTAAGAAATTTTCTTTTTCAATTTCTCCAAATTATAGTGTAAATAAAACCACTTTTTATTTAGGATCCAACCTATTAAATGCGGAGATAACTGCTTGGCGTTTAACTACACAAATGGGTTATGCAAATTCGCCTGCTGAGTTTTATTTTAATATTAACGCTGACGAAGGCTTTGGTCAAAATCATTTAACGGGAAAGAGCGAACTGCAATTAAAAGTCAATTCCACCCTAAACTATAAATTCATTAGTATAAGTGGAAATATACAAAGAGGTAGTTTCTATGCGGGAGATGCTTTAAACAGCTATCTCTCGAATTTACCCACTTATCACAGTATAAACATTAATCCAATATTGCAACATAGCTTTCTAAAGAAGAAATTAAATGTATCAGCTGGGCTATCTTATGCTAAAACGAACAACATCTCTTCCACATCCTACAATA
The Arachidicoccus soli DNA segment above includes these coding regions:
- a CDS encoding tetratricopeptide repeat-containing sensor histidine kinase, whose amino-acid sequence is MRITRKLLLQNITLVILILYIIVGCNPKHNAHIAQTGEASQLEHFNLAINEIDKGKEELSQKAKHLMQLYLQAPLEMRPAIYKLVFTKLFYLAYAHPDSSVLDFYKQQSLENSQFPLVTIEALFRVSSYNLFIKQEADSGMVSLVKVKKYFPQFNDTLYKNYYALYAQTMLQKGNLKEAANYYIKTIALAEKINDSSSIISNFGNLAVVYSQMNEDTKSIPLTVKCLNYFTAHKDSSSIFIGDVSLGRAYYTLKKVDSSFIYYNKALQLIDAGVHNPSVAFILYSNLGEIYSDSGDMKKSVYYYDLCKQPLKEMGSEEQYRIFTIYATKAYAHIRDVKKGVEEIKANIPVFEKDSDLINVRASYSSLSEIAFIKHQPADALRYYKLFDSVDNILSDNANKRYIADLQTKYETQRKEVKIQIQEKELTKKAAFNKLLILLLMMLGIGTAFIITRNRLMRKRKEAIMQQQFTTGLLAKTEEERGRIARDLHDGLSQELLLLKNQVNLGAKIEPQKIDHIINEVRTISRNIHPVMLDQIGFKESILSICNQITDSEQLFIAADIEYHSELSKEKELQLFRIIQEALNNIIKYASAQAAKVQIAKMHKYLKVLIQDNGKGFDVEAALNGRTAFGLLSILERSKAINGKASITSDSKGTIVNIEIPLSYG
- a CDS encoding fimbrial biogenesis chaperone, which translates into the protein MYKGKVFSSQSLVFLGIQCICIILCITQCWGQAAISANPPRLYYSLMPGAAGSQKVYLTNPGDKPLEVSVSLGDWNYDSLGNNKLYEQGTLKTSCANWLQIFPGSYFTLAPKGSQELTINATMPKDADTSLSVHTAILYFTQLNPENSPNKKGAAIKISLRMAVKVYINLAIDNSKDIEIENLFDTTIVSPDKKRIRNLCLNFKNTGELWLDGNIKWQILNESTGKEIKIKPTNFFSLPGDNRYQFVPLPENLEKGKYSATAIINYGNNDELKIAQLEFAY
- a CDS encoding COG1470 family protein produces the protein MVEGQAFNSFIIKIINNSNLSQTATLKIAVDKELQLLSLKEKNLQLSAKDSIFVPVKIYNGANLSAGNHLATITLENANGILQKSNISFLVKGKRNAHLFVVEPSIALIGSEDSISIPIQVTNSGNDASPITIVANLPLEIQTQNFHKAISFNLGAFRDTLITLRRRIPNNLSSQASFQINIYGFYEKGDLFDQSSVMVQSLQDTRKRPNDPLPDYFSSLPNRIMLTVQNAFTNNAYYRLNGGSGIYLPSSRIDYNIDANIPQADFSNPYLRNTYISYETHKIGLTVGNINRSFDLNIYGRGASFYLLDTAHKNYYETGLIDNASNLLEAPNSIYASGRTAWAELKHKTKNYSFQSVAVYQKDPLLGTNNALFSNNITWTNKNHFQFSTTLNGSNSSNIINPSFQKSGWLAEFDAFGNLGKWNINSMNAYSSPYYAGIQKGAKKLLERISLQQGKLNYWASIYYNNNKPKYVSSQFNYQSEYGNTNMALGLSGNFKKFSFSISPNYSVNKTTFYLGSNLLNAEITAWRLTTQMGYANSPAEFYFNINADEGFGQNHLTGKSELQLKVNSTLNYKFISISGNIQRGSFYAGDALNSYLSNLPTYHSININPILQHSFLKKKLNVSAGLSYAKTNNISSTSYNTNFEYSITKMGLLGLDIARYQYAFGAEATNTIQVNYTQKLTGLRIGEKKSTLTVLFFKDLNNNGIFDKQDSLAVNQEVNINDAAFITNKKGEIVYRNLSKGNYEISILRKGQWYAENQTIPVLDKKVLVRIPLHKTGTVSGGLIYSFSQYSYDVNKQKAEIRIDAIDEKGKKHTVVTDNYGHFAFFLPIGKYTIYLHQDDLPDEVECPNNGQVVTISAQKNAVEINFILKVKERKIETKKFYSSSLTKLDPNPDINPDSKIAPNKPNPIPNK